AGTTTAATTTATAGGAAAGTTGTTTATTAGTATACGCTTGAGAATTTGCAACATTACTTAGAGCTTCTATTGCCTTTGGATACTCTTTTCTTTCCAAAAGCATTGTACCTTTTCTTAAATTAGATTTATTTAATACGTTATATATTTTTGGATCCTTTGAATTATCACTTATTGCAGAGAAACAATTTCTTAATGCTTCATTATATTTATCTTCAGCATCTTTATAATTCTTGTTTTTATATAAACTATCCCCCCAATTAACATAGTTTTCTGCCAAACTAGTTTTACAGATAACATTATGTTTTATTGAATCAAATTTAGACTCTAATGCTTTTGATAATAGATCTTCTGCTTCTTCATAATTTCCTAATCGACATTGCGCTTGTCCATAAGCATTAAGAATAATAGGGTCTTCTGGTGATAGATCATGGGCAATTTTATATTTACTTAACGCGTCTATATGTCTTGTGCTTTTTCTTTTAATGTTTCCCCAAATTAAAAATATCTGAGGATCATGTTTATCTAAAGTAGCTGCTTTTTCCATTAAGCTATCAGCTTCAGAAAGATGATCTTCATATGCTTCCATTAAAGCCCAATTACGATAAACGGGAGCAAAATTCGGAGCAGTTTTAATAGCTCTTTTGTACTCCTCCAAAGCTCCTTCATAATCATCATTTTGATATTTTTGAAAAGCATTCTGTGCAATAATAGTTGCTACTTTTTCTTCATCTGTTTTTGCACCATAATTATATAAACTGTGTTTATATTCTTTTTTCGCAATTTCAGAGGCTGTGATCGTATGTTCTACTTCATTTATACGATATTTTAATTTTTCTCTTAAATCTAGTGTTTTAGACGCTTGTATTCGTATAAAACTCTTCGTTAAAGGTAGTAACGAGTATTTTGTTGATATTTCGTTGTTATCATTTTGATATTGCTCTGGAATTACGAGAGATGATAAAATTAATTCTTCAATGGCATCTTCAAAATCATCTTCATTTAATTCTACAACATATTGTAAAACTGTAGCAGTAGGTATCTTCTCTACTAAACTTAATGTCAACAAGATTTTTTGAGAATTCTCATTTAATGATGAATAGATTTCATCAAAACAAAATTTAGAAATATCACTATCTGATGTATTTATCTTATCTATAATGGAATTAATATCTTTTCCTCTTGCAACTTGCCCAACAACCCATTTAATCGCTAAAGGATAATTCGATACTTTTTCAACGTATTTACTAATAATCTCATCTTTAAGTTGTGACAGTTTAATTAATCCTTTATCTTTTGCAATTTGTCTAAATAAATAAACAGCTTCTTTTTGTTTAAGTTCTCTTAGCTCATGCCTTCTTTCAATTTGTCCTAAACCTTTTCTTGATGTAATCAAAAATTTTACATTTAAAGGGGCATCATATATAAAATTAATAATTCTTTGATCTGTTATAGTCTCAAGGTTATCAACCACAATCAAAATTTTTTCATTTATCTCAAAGATCTTATTAACAGATATTATTTTTTCTTCAATTGAGTCTAAAATTGGAAGATCAAACATATCAATAATAATATTAAGTAGTTCCTCGAAATCTTTTAAGGATGGCTCAATATCTTCTATTCCTAAATCAGATAATTTATTTTCTTTAGCACTTAACCAAACTATAGTATCTAGATTTAATTTGTTTCCCTCTTCTAATATATCTTGTATAATTCTTAAAGACAAGGCTGTTTTACCTACACCTCCAGACCCTGTTATTGTAACAACAGGAAACTTAGGAGAGGATAAATATTGGATGATTTTTTTTCTATCTTCATCTCGCCCAACAAAACCACCATCATACTCATAGTCTGGTGTGGGAAGGTTATTTATTATGCCTATTTTATTATAAGTATCAATATAGAAATCAGTTGGTACGGTTAGTAAAAAATCCGAATTAGTGTTTTCTTTTAGGTTATCTATTAAATCTAAAATAATTTTTAATTGTAGTTTTTTAGATAATATTTCAGTGAATTCAATTAATTTTTCTAAATCTATTGAAGAGAAACTTCCTTTTATATGGGCTATTTTACAACGTAAATCATAAAGTTGATCCATATATAATATAAAATCATCTTTACTAAAACCTTCATTTATTAATAGTTTAAAATGGTCTTTAAATATTGTTATTTCCTTTAAATCAGGAAAATCAATATTTTCAAAAAAATCTAACGAGCTTTCAAAATCGCCATTATTTCTATCTTTAGCTTTTTGAACTATTCCTTTTGGTATATAAATATAGAATGAATCATATTTTCTATTTAGAAAATTATTTAAGAGTAATCTGAAATTTTCTTCAAACCTAGATATTATAGTATAACCAACATCTCTTCTATTAGATATAATCATTTTAGTAATCATTTTAAACAACCTATTATAAAGTTGTATGGGTTAAAAAATTGTTATAATGAAACATAGCATACATAAACAAAAAACAAGTAATTATTCAATATAGTTAAAATAATTATCTTAAATGTTTTAACTATAATTACATCTTATTAAAAGTATTGTAGATGTTTATTTAAATTTCAAATATACAAAACTATTATCATGAATTTTTACGGAAATACGTAAACCCCTCAATATTTTGAGTCTACCTACCATCCCCAAAAAAAACACGACTTCGGAGTAGTTTTCCAGCCCTCTTCAAGAGCAAGTAGTTTTGATAGCACGAACGTAGTTTCGAGTGCCTCAAAACATAACTTGCTCTCATCTTTCGATGAGTAATTCCACCAATTTTACAAAGTAAAATCTATAGTGATTTCATAGTAATAAATCACCCACTATTTGACGCTAAAATGCCAAATATTACCACAAAATGCCATAAATCAGATTCAGGTGGTTTATGAAGTTTCTTTGTATGTATAATCATATTTGCATAGGTAGATAGATCAGTTGCTTTGCACTGATGTATCTAAAAAAGTAAGTAATGAGGTCATTACGCACATTAGTATATAATTAGAGTAACAAGTAGTTATTTAAGTATCTATTATGCTAAGTACAAACGTAGCTATTCAACTATTTATGTGAAGTATTGCATAGAAAAGTATATAGCTAAATAGGTAGTTTGAAACTTAGCTAAGTATTTGATTAGGCTTATAGTTCACTACTTAACTAAGTAAAAAGTTACTGAGATAGCTGACCACAAACTTACTAATGGATTGAAGTATCTATTTACTAATGCAGATAGCTAAATACATACAATTATGAAAACAAAAAAAGAACCAATTTTTGTGGCATTCTCATCTCAAAAAGGGGGAGTAGGTAAAAGTACATTTACCACATTAGTGGCAAGTATTTTACATTATCAGATGAATTACAATGTAATTGTCTTTGATGCTGATTTTCCACAGCATAGTCTTGTGAAAATGAAAGAGCGAGATTTATCTATCGTTATGGAAAATGAGGTACTCAAAAAACTTGCTTATAAGCAGTTTACAACGATTAATAAAAAAGCCTACCCAATATTACAAGAGAAGGCAGATAATGTACTCAGCGCAGCCAAACAATTTATACGTGAGTCAACTATACCAGTTGATGTAGTTTTCTTTGATTTACCAGGAACGGTTAATACCGCTGGAATCTTAAATGCATTATCGGGCATGCACTATATTTTTACGCCTATCAAAGCGGATAGAGTAGTGATGGAAAGTACGCTTGTTTTTACACAACTTTTGCGAGATGTTGTGATGAAAAAATCAGAGACAGCAATACACAGTATAAATCTGTTTTGGAACCAAGTAGATGGGAGGGAAAGTACTCCTTTGTATGATGTCTATAACCAAGCTATTAAGGAACTGGATTTTAGTTTGATGCAAAGTCAGATTAAAAGTAGTACGAGATTTCGTAAGGAGAGTGAAGTGACAAGCAAGTTTGTTTTCCGTTCCACTTTACTACCTCCAGATAAACGTCTTAGTAAAGCTAGTGGCTTAGACCTTTTTATAGAAGAGTTTTTAACAATCATCCAACTATAATACCATGGAAAAAGAAAACAAAAAACAACAGCATATTGATGAAGAACTAATGATGAGTCTAATGGTTGATGGAGTGAGAAAAGAAGGAATCAAAGAACCGTCTCAGGATATTGAAAAAGTAGAAGAGAGAAAGACAGAGGACACTCCTTTGAAGAAGAACTCTGTTTCAAAACAAAAGAAACAAACAAAGCAATCTGTTGAAACAGATTACGAGAGTATCTTTTTTAAAAAATCTGACACCAATGCCAGAGATGGTAAGACAGTGTATATAAGACCTGAATTTCATGAAAAACTAACTCGCATCATTCACATAATAGGTGAGGATAAAATAACAATTTATGCCTATTTAGATAATTTGTTAGACAATCACTTTGATGAGTTTGCTCAGCAGATTACCAAGAGTTACAATGAAAAATATAAACCAATTTAATACCAAGAAACATGAAAAATCTATTCAAAAAAACAGAAGAAAAAAACGATACTAAGAAATATGAGGATCAGTTTTTAACTAATCGATTACCTGCAAATAGTAAAGGAAAAGTGGTATACATCCGCCCTGAACACCATGAGGTACTTATTCGCCTTGTTCAATTATCTAAAGAAAATAAGACAACGCTCTATGCCTATATCGACAATATTTTAGAACAACATTTAAAAGATCATGCGGATGATATCAAGGCTTATTTTCAGCAACATTTTAAACCAATTCTGTAATCTATGGAAATAATTATCATAATCAGTCTTGTACTTGTTATCACTCTTCTGTTATTAGATAAAAATAAAACCATTAAACAAGAGAACCCAACTAAAACAGAAGAGCTACCTTTTAAACAAGATGTCCCTGTTAGTATTATAGGAGAAAGTAAACCAGTCATAATAAAGCAATCGCTAATGAGTCAAACAGAAGTTGAACTTGATTTAGAAGAGGAAGAAAAAGAGTTAAGCAAGAATTTACAATCTATAGATCATGAGTTTACTGAGCGAGTCAGTATGGAAGAGCTTAATAGTTTTGTTAGGTCTATTGAAAAAGAATTAATTAATGAGACTACAGTAAAAACAGCTCAAAAAATTGAAGGATCTGATTTACTTGAATTACTTCAACAGGCGATGCCTGATTCAGCTAAAACAATAGCAAAATTATTAGATCAATCATTAAACGAAAAATCACCAAAAAAGGAAGAAGTAATAGATAGTGAAGATTTTAATATTAATGATTTTGTGTAAAGAAAAACTGTGAAGGCGTTATAGTTAAACATACTTAACGCCTTTTTTATTACACCTTATCGCCATGAACATCCACTAACTTCCACAATCAAACCTTCAAACAGTTTTCCAAAGACATTTACCAAAGTATCATGCAAAGGGCATGATCATAACGAAATAAATGTCATTCTTATGAAAACAAAAACAATCAAACAAAGGTTATTTTTACTACTTATAGTACTAAGTAGTTTACCACTATTAGCTCAAGGAAACGGAACAGCTGGAATTACTGAAGCTACCCAGATGGTTACTTCTTACTTTGATCCAGCCACTAAACTAATTTATGCCATTGGAGCAGTAGTTGGTCTTATTGGAGGAGTGAAGGTATACAACAAATTCTCAAGTGGTGATCCTGATACAAGCAAGACAGCTGCAAGCTGGTTTGGGGCTTGTATCTTCTTAATTGTAGCAGCTACAATTCTAAGATCATTTTTCCTTTAAAAGATACGCTTATGAAAAAGTTTAGTATCAATAAAGGTATTGGAGCGAGTGTTGAGTTTAAAGGACTCAAGGCGCAGTATCTGTTTTACTTTGCAGGAGGACTTTTAGCTGATTTAATTCTTGTTATGGTTTTGTATATGGCAGGGGTAAACAATCTTATTTGTTTAGCCCTTGGCCTTAGTACATCAGGCTATCTTGTATACAAAGTATTTTCACTGAATAAGAAATACGGTCAGTATGGTCTTATGAAACTTCAGGCTAGAAAATATTTTCCAAGGTATATCATCTCAAGAAAGGACGTCAAAGGGTATTTCAATAGAAACTTAAAACTAAGAAGTTATGAGAAATACAGCTAAGACAAATACCCTTGAGAGGATGTTTCCGATTCTTTCGGTTGAAAATAACTGCATTGTTTCCAAGCAAGGAGATATAACGGTTTGTTACAAGGTCATCTTACCTGAGATATTTACTATTTCAGATAAAGAATATGAGACTATTCACAGTGTGTGGCATAAAGCGATTAAAACATTGCCTGAGTTTACTGTGATACACAAGCAAGATTGGTTTATAAAAGAAAGTTATCAGGCGGATTTTAGTGATGTAGAACAAAGCTATCTAAGTAGAAGTTTTGAAAGGCATTTTAACGAGCGCCCCTTTTTAAATCACAGTTGTTATTTGTTTATCACAAAGACAACTAAAGAGCGAATTAAAAGCCAAAGCAATTTTTCATCACTCACAAGGGGGGAGCTTATCCCTAAAGAAATCAGAGATAAAGATACGGTTCTAAGCTTTTTAGAGGCTACAACCCAACTTGAAAAGATAGTTAATGATAGTGGATTAATAAGCTTAATTAAACTATCTGAAGAAGATATCATTGGCTCGGAAGCTAAAAGCGGACTTTTAGAGCAGTATCTAACTCTTAGCTCAAGTGAGAGAGGAAGCCTTGAAGATATTGCTATTAGCGCAGAGCAGGTTAGAGTAGGAGATAATAGGATTTCAATGCACACTCTTTCAAGTACAGATGATCTGCCTATTGAGGTGTCATATTTATCACGCTATGAAAAACTATCAACCGATAAAAGTAGTATGGCTTTGTCGTTTGCATCTCCTGTTGGACTCTTACTTAATTGTAATCACATCTATAACCAGTATTTGTTTATAGAGGATAGTGATTACAATTTAAAGCAATTTGAAAAGTCAGCCAAGAATATGCATTCCCTTGCCAGATACAGTAGAGCTAATCAAATCAACAAAAAGTGGATTGAAGAATACTTAAATGAGGCTCATAGTAAAGGCCTTGCTTCTATAAAAGCTCACTTTAATGTAATGGCATGGTCAGATAATCCAAGCGAGCTTAAACAGCTTAAAAATGACGTAGGAAGCGCAATCGCTTCTATGGAGTGCGTGCCAAGACACAACACTGTAGATGCTGCTACGCTTTACTGGGCAGGTATGCCAGGGAATAGCGCAGACTTTCCAAGTGAAGAGAGCTTTTATACCTTCATAGAACCTGCTTTATGCTTATTTACAGGGGAGACGAATTATCAAAACTCACTATCTCCCTTTGGAATAAAAATGGCAGATCGATTAACTGGTAAACCAATTCATTTAGATATTTCAGATTTACCAATGAAAAAAGGAATTATCACCAACCGCAACAAGTTTATCTTGGGACCATCGGGAAGTGGTAAGAGCTTTTTTACCAATCATATGGTAAGGCAGTATTATGAGCAAGGCGCGCATGTACTGCTTGTTGATACAGGAAACTCTTACCAAGGATTATGCGAGCTAATTAAAGGCAAAACAAAAGGGGAGGACGGTGTATATTTTACTTACACTGAAGAAAACCCAATTGCCTTTAATCCTTTTTATACTGAAGATGGGGTATTTGATATTGAAAAAAGAGAGAGTATTAAAACACTTATCCTGACGCTTTGGAAGCGAGATGACCAGCCGCCTTCTAGATCGGAAGAAGTAGCGCTTTCAAATGCTGTTAGTGGATACATCCAAAAACTTCAAAGCAGTGATATAAAACCAAGCTTCAATACTTTCTATGAGTATATCAAAACAGATTACAAAGCTGAGTTGGAAGATAAAAAGGTTAGAGAGAAGGATTTTGATCTTTATAACTTTTTAAATGTACTTGAGCCTTATTATAAAGGAGGAGAATATGACTATTTATTAAACTCAGAAAGTGAGCTTGATTTACTAAATAAACGCTTTATTGTCTTTGAGGTAGATTCAATCAAAGATCACAAAATTCTGTTTCCTATAGTGACTATTATCATCATGGAAGTGTTTATAAATAAGATGAGGCGTCTTAAAGGTCAGCGTAAACTAATACTAATTGAGGAGGCTTGGAAAGCCATAGCCAAAGAGGGTATGGCATCGTACATTAAATATTTGTTTAAAACCGTTAGAAAGTTTTTTGGAGAAGCCATTATTGTAACTCAAGAGGTAGATGATATTATCCAATCTCCGATTGTAAAGGAGAGTATCATCAATAATTCAGATTGTAAGATCCTTCTTGATCAGCGCAAGTACATGAATAAGTTTGATGATATACAAGCTATGCTTGGTCTGACTGACAAAGAGAAAGCTCAGATACTTTCAATAAACTTAAACAATAATCCAAATCGTCTTTACAAAGAAGTTTGGATTGGTCTTGGAGGTACTCACTCAGGTGTGTATGCTACAGAGGTGAGCTATTCGGAGTATCTCGCCTATACCACTGAAGAGACTGAGAAATTGCAGGTCATGAATTTGGCTAAAGAACTCGATGGTAATGTAGAGATGGCTATAAAACGTCTTGTACAAGAAAAACAAGAAGAGCAGGCCTAATAATACTCTAGCTCAATTTCTTTAAAGGAAAACAGAGTAGATAATCAATAGAATAAACAATCAATTAAAAACATATTACAATGAAAAAACTATTACAGGTAGTTATGGTAGCTATGCTACTTATTCTGCCAATACAGATTAATGCTCAGTGGGTGGTAACGGATCCCACTAATTTGGCATCGGGCATATTAAACAGTGCTAATGAGATTATACAAACTTCTTCAACGGTAAGTAATGTCATTAAAAACTTTAAAGAAGTAGAGAAGGTCTATAAACAAGGCAAGGAGTATTATGATAAGCTCCAAGCGGTAAACAATCTTGTTAAGGATGCGAGGAAGGTTCAGCAAACGGTACTCTTAGTAGGAGAAGTTTCAGAGCTGTATGTCAAGAACTTTGGCAAGATGCTTAATGACCCAAACTTCTCTGCACAGGAGCTTGTAGCTATTGCCAATGGGTATTCCGTATTACTTCAAGAGAGCACAGAGCTTGTCAAGGAGCTTAAACAGATTGTAAGCGCTTCGAGTCTTTCTTTAAATGATAAGGAGCGTATGGATATTATAGATAGGGTTTACAAAGAAGTAAAAGGCTATCACAACCTTGTTAGTTATTATACCAGAAAAAATATAGGTATCAGCATCTTAAGATCGAAGAAGAAAAATAATACCCAAAGAGTACTTGATCTCTATGGAACCTCGAATCAAAGATATTGGTAGTTATGGGAGATAATAATTTACACGAGGTACTTCAGAACCTCTATTACGATATGATGCCGCTATCAGCCCAGATGGCAGGGGTGGCTAAAAGCTTAGCGGGTCTTGGTGCTCTTTTTTACATTGGTATTAAAGTATGGCAAGCACTAGCAAGAGCAGAACCTATTGATGTATATCCGATGCTCAGACCATTTGCTTTGGGTATTTGTATTATGTTTTTTCCAACCCTTGTTCTTGGAACTTTAAATACGGTTTTAAGTCCAGTTGTAAAAGGTACACATCAGATATTAGAAAATCAGGTAATTGATATGACTTCCTTACAACAAAAGAAAGATATTTTAGAAAGAGAGGCTATGTTACGAAATCCTGAAACAGCTTATTTAGTCTCAGACGAAGAATTTGATAAAAAGCTTGACGAGCTTGGTTGGTCGCCCTCTGATTTAGCTGCTATGACAGGAATGTATTTAGAGAAATGGCAATATGATTTTCAAAAAAATCTAAGAGATGGCTTTAGAGAGATATTAGAAATGCTCTTTCAAGCTTCAGCTCTTGTTATCGATACCATTCGAACATTCTTCTTAGTGGTACTCTCCATACTAGGACCCATTGCCTTTGCCATCTCAATATGGAGTGGTTTTGAATCTACACTTTTACAGTGGCTCACACGGTATATAAGCGTGTACCTCTGGCTTCCAGTAGCGGATTTATTCAGTGCTATGCTCGCTAAGATTCAATCGCTAATTATCGAAAGAGATATGTTAATGCTTGCAGATCCGAGCTATGTACCAGATACGTCCAATACTGCTTATGTCATTTTTATGATCATTGGTATAGTAGGATATTTTACAATCCCTACAGTAACAGGATGGGTAATTCAAGCAGGTGGAGCAGGAAACTTTATGCGCAACATGAATAAGACTGTATCTACTACTGGTAATATGGCTACAGCAGGAGCAGGGGCAACAGTTGGTAATATTTCAGGACAACTAATCAAAAAATAAAAGTATTATGGAATTTAAATCACTTCGAAATATAGAAAATAGTTTTGTGCAGATAAGACTCTATGCCATTGTATTAGCAGTTGTTTGCCTTATAGTAGTAGGATTCTCCATCTATAAGAGCTACGATTTTGCTAAAGAGCAGCGAGAGAAGATCTATGTGCTTGACAGAGGTAAATCTTTAATGCTTGCCCTGTCTCAAGATGCTAGTATAAATAGACCAGTAGAGGCAAGAGAGCACGTAAGGCGTTTTCACGAGCTTTTCTTTACCCTCTCACCTGAAAAAGCAGCCATTGAGGGTAATATGCAAAGAGCGTTTAATCTATCTGATAAAACAGCCTTTGACTATTACAAAGACTTACTTGAAAAAGGTTATTACAGCAGAGTCATTTCAGGAAATATCCAGCAAAGGGTAGAGGTGGATAGTATTAAGATCGATTTTAACGCCTATCCCTATAAGACATTGACCTACGCAACTCAGTATATCATACGATCTAGTAACCTAACTAAAAGGAATTTAATTACAAGTAGCCAGCTTGTTTCGGCTGTACGCTCAGATAATAACCCGCAAGGGTTCATTATCGAAAAGTTTACAGTTGTAGAGAACAAAGACTTAGAAGTTGTTAAACGCTAAAAAACAAGATTATGAATAAGCTACAACTTCTAAGAGATAGTTATTCTAGTAGACTTAAGGTTTACTGGAATAACCTCTCTATAAAAAGACAACGAGTTTTATTACTTACCGCTTTTACTCTCTACGGGATTGTTTGCCTTTTTATTGTAAAGACAAGCTTTACCTCTAAAATAAAGCAGGCAACAAGTAGGCAGAAACAAAGTAATATAAAACCAGTTAAGTATTTGCTTGATAGGCAAAAAATAGAATTACACCCAACTATTAAACTAAAACATTATGAATCAAGATCAAGCATCAAATAAAATCCACCAGATAGAGAAAGTACCCAAAGAAAATAAGGCAATTCAAAATTTGATAGAAAAACACAAAAAGCACA
The window above is part of the Myroides odoratus DSM 2801 genome. Proteins encoded here:
- a CDS encoding tetratricopeptide repeat protein, with amino-acid sequence MIISNRRDVGYTIISRFEENFRLLLNNFLNRKYDSFYIYIPKGIVQKAKDRNNGDFESSLDFFENIDFPDLKEITIFKDHFKLLINEGFSKDDFILYMDQLYDLRCKIAHIKGSFSSIDLEKLIEFTEILSKKLQLKIILDLIDNLKENTNSDFLLTVPTDFYIDTYNKIGIINNLPTPDYEYDGGFVGRDEDRKKIIQYLSSPKFPVVTITGSGGVGKTALSLRIIQDILEEGNKLNLDTIVWLSAKENKLSDLGIEDIEPSLKDFEELLNIIIDMFDLPILDSIEEKIISVNKIFEINEKILIVVDNLETITDQRIINFIYDAPLNVKFLITSRKGLGQIERRHELRELKQKEAVYLFRQIAKDKGLIKLSQLKDEIISKYVEKVSNYPLAIKWVVGQVARGKDINSIIDKINTSDSDISKFCFDEIYSSLNENSQKILLTLSLVEKIPTATVLQYVVELNEDDFEDAIEELILSSLVIPEQYQNDNNEISTKYSLLPLTKSFIRIQASKTLDLREKLKYRINEVEHTITASEIAKKEYKHSLYNYGAKTDEEKVATIIAQNAFQKYQNDDYEGALEEYKRAIKTAPNFAPVYRNWALMEAYEDHLSEADSLMEKAATLDKHDPQIFLIWGNIKRKSTRHIDALSKYKIAHDLSPEDPIILNAYGQAQCRLGNYEEAEDLLSKALESKFDSIKHNVICKTSLAENYVNWGDSLYKNKNYKDAEDKYNEALRNCFSAISDNSKDPKIYNVLNKSNLRKGTMLLERKEYPKAIEALSNVANSQAYTNKQLSYKLNSLLNLAEHYINSNDEIQFKRYMGRIHREFKGTPQIKYPNFNDRYTILQENLDLENLKYGKISRINAEKGFAIITENETDETYLGHRSKFIPKIEILFDSIINKDVVFKKLESDFDKMHAYNIRFL
- a CDS encoding ParA family protein, which encodes MKTKKEPIFVAFSSQKGGVGKSTFTTLVASILHYQMNYNVIVFDADFPQHSLVKMKERDLSIVMENEVLKKLAYKQFTTINKKAYPILQEKADNVLSAAKQFIRESTIPVDVVFFDLPGTVNTAGILNALSGMHYIFTPIKADRVVMESTLVFTQLLRDVVMKKSETAIHSINLFWNQVDGRESTPLYDVYNQAIKELDFSLMQSQIKSSTRFRKESEVTSKFVFRSTLLPPDKRLSKASGLDLFIEEFLTIIQL
- a CDS encoding DUF3408 domain-containing protein, whose amino-acid sequence is MEKENKKQQHIDEELMMSLMVDGVRKEGIKEPSQDIEKVEERKTEDTPLKKNSVSKQKKQTKQSVETDYESIFFKKSDTNARDGKTVYIRPEFHEKLTRIIHIIGEDKITIYAYLDNLLDNHFDEFAQQITKSYNEKYKPI
- a CDS encoding DUF3408 domain-containing protein; this encodes MKNLFKKTEEKNDTKKYEDQFLTNRLPANSKGKVVYIRPEHHEVLIRLVQLSKENKTTLYAYIDNILEQHLKDHADDIKAYFQQHFKPIL
- a CDS encoding DUF4134 domain-containing protein; translation: MKTKTIKQRLFLLLIVLSSLPLLAQGNGTAGITEATQMVTSYFDPATKLIYAIGAVVGLIGGVKVYNKFSSGDPDTSKTAASWFGACIFLIVAATILRSFFL
- a CDS encoding DUF4133 domain-containing protein, producing MKKFSINKGIGASVEFKGLKAQYLFYFAGGLLADLILVMVLYMAGVNNLICLALGLSTSGYLVYKVFSLNKKYGQYGLMKLQARKYFPRYIISRKDVKGYFNRNLKLRSYEKYS
- a CDS encoding TraG family conjugative transposon ATPase, whose translation is MRNTAKTNTLERMFPILSVENNCIVSKQGDITVCYKVILPEIFTISDKEYETIHSVWHKAIKTLPEFTVIHKQDWFIKESYQADFSDVEQSYLSRSFERHFNERPFLNHSCYLFITKTTKERIKSQSNFSSLTRGELIPKEIRDKDTVLSFLEATTQLEKIVNDSGLISLIKLSEEDIIGSEAKSGLLEQYLTLSSSERGSLEDIAISAEQVRVGDNRISMHTLSSTDDLPIEVSYLSRYEKLSTDKSSMALSFASPVGLLLNCNHIYNQYLFIEDSDYNLKQFEKSAKNMHSLARYSRANQINKKWIEEYLNEAHSKGLASIKAHFNVMAWSDNPSELKQLKNDVGSAIASMECVPRHNTVDAATLYWAGMPGNSADFPSEESFYTFIEPALCLFTGETNYQNSLSPFGIKMADRLTGKPIHLDISDLPMKKGIITNRNKFILGPSGSGKSFFTNHMVRQYYEQGAHVLLVDTGNSYQGLCELIKGKTKGEDGVYFTYTEENPIAFNPFYTEDGVFDIEKRESIKTLILTLWKRDDQPPSRSEEVALSNAVSGYIQKLQSSDIKPSFNTFYEYIKTDYKAELEDKKVREKDFDLYNFLNVLEPYYKGGEYDYLLNSESELDLLNKRFIVFEVDSIKDHKILFPIVTIIIMEVFINKMRRLKGQRKLILIEEAWKAIAKEGMASYIKYLFKTVRKFFGEAIIVTQEVDDIIQSPIVKESIINNSDCKILLDQRKYMNKFDDIQAMLGLTDKEKAQILSINLNNNPNRLYKEVWIGLGGTHSGVYATEVSYSEYLAYTTEETEKLQVMNLAKELDGNVEMAIKRLVQEKQEEQA
- a CDS encoding DUF4141 domain-containing protein produces the protein MKKLLQVVMVAMLLILPIQINAQWVVTDPTNLASGILNSANEIIQTSSTVSNVIKNFKEVEKVYKQGKEYYDKLQAVNNLVKDARKVQQTVLLVGEVSELYVKNFGKMLNDPNFSAQELVAIANGYSVLLQESTELVKELKQIVSASSLSLNDKERMDIIDRVYKEVKGYHNLVSYYTRKNIGISILRSKKKNNTQRVLDLYGTSNQRYW
- the traJ gene encoding conjugative transposon protein TraJ codes for the protein MGDNNLHEVLQNLYYDMMPLSAQMAGVAKSLAGLGALFYIGIKVWQALARAEPIDVYPMLRPFALGICIMFFPTLVLGTLNTVLSPVVKGTHQILENQVIDMTSLQQKKDILEREAMLRNPETAYLVSDEEFDKKLDELGWSPSDLAAMTGMYLEKWQYDFQKNLRDGFREILEMLFQASALVIDTIRTFFLVVLSILGPIAFAISIWSGFESTLLQWLTRYISVYLWLPVADLFSAMLAKIQSLIIERDMLMLADPSYVPDTSNTAYVIFMIIGIVGYFTIPTVTGWVIQAGGAGNFMRNMNKTVSTTGNMATAGAGATVGNISGQLIKK
- the traK gene encoding conjugative transposon protein TraK, with amino-acid sequence MEFKSLRNIENSFVQIRLYAIVLAVVCLIVVGFSIYKSYDFAKEQREKIYVLDRGKSLMLALSQDASINRPVEAREHVRRFHELFFTLSPEKAAIEGNMQRAFNLSDKTAFDYYKDLLEKGYYSRVISGNIQQRVEVDSIKIDFNAYPYKTLTYATQYIIRSSNLTKRNLITSSQLVSAVRSDNNPQGFIIEKFTVVENKDLEVVKR